In Comamonadaceae bacterium OS-1, a single window of DNA contains:
- the ald_2 gene encoding 4,4'-diapolycopene aldehyde oxidase, with protein MTTLAIHNPATGTQITQVPADDIASVTAKFWAARAAQPAWASTPMPQRLACVARFRAAVVAELEALAATMTAETGKPISMSRNELNGLLGRIDFFLAEAEASTATHTVFTDGGMTEQIQHIPLGVVANISAWNYPWFVGCNVILPALLTGNAVLYKPSEFATLTGMAIARLLHEAGVPQDVLALCVGGGEVGAALQAQRIDGLFFTGSYATGAKIAQALGPRMVKLQLELGGKDPTYVCDDANPATAAASLADGAMYNTGQSCCSVERIYVHEKVFDAFVAAFVETVHGFKVGDPMADDTYIGAITRAAQLDVLDAQVADAVAKGAKLLTGGTRLPGNTFAPTVLVNVNHTMDLMREESFGPVIGIQKVASDAEAVALMNDTRYGLTAGVFTPIEARARAVLAQVNAGSVYWNCCDRVSPRLPWSGHGDSGVGLTLSTYGIQTFTRPKAWHLRQA; from the coding sequence ATGACCACACTCGCTATCCACAACCCCGCCACCGGCACCCAGATCACCCAGGTGCCCGCCGACGATATCGCCAGCGTCACCGCCAAGTTCTGGGCCGCCCGCGCCGCCCAGCCCGCCTGGGCCTCCACGCCAATGCCGCAGCGCCTGGCCTGCGTGGCCCGCTTCCGCGCCGCCGTGGTGGCCGAGCTGGAGGCCCTGGCCGCCACCATGACGGCCGAGACCGGCAAACCCATCAGCATGTCGCGCAACGAGCTCAACGGCCTGCTGGGCCGCATCGACTTCTTCCTGGCCGAAGCCGAGGCCAGCACCGCCACCCACACCGTGTTCACCGACGGCGGCATGACCGAGCAAATCCAGCACATCCCGCTGGGCGTGGTGGCCAATATCTCGGCCTGGAACTACCCCTGGTTCGTGGGCTGCAACGTCATCCTGCCTGCGCTGCTGACGGGCAATGCGGTGCTCTACAAGCCGTCGGAATTCGCCACGCTGACCGGCATGGCCATCGCCCGGCTGCTGCACGAGGCGGGTGTGCCACAGGACGTGCTGGCGCTGTGCGTGGGCGGCGGCGAGGTGGGTGCGGCCCTGCAGGCGCAGCGCATCGACGGCCTGTTCTTCACCGGCTCGTATGCCACCGGGGCCAAGATCGCCCAGGCCCTGGGTCCGCGCATGGTCAAGCTCCAGCTGGAGCTGGGCGGCAAGGACCCCACCTACGTTTGCGACGATGCCAACCCCGCCACCGCCGCCGCCTCCCTGGCCGATGGCGCGATGTACAACACCGGCCAGAGCTGCTGCTCGGTGGAGCGCATCTACGTGCACGAAAAGGTGTTCGATGCCTTTGTGGCCGCGTTTGTGGAAACCGTACACGGCTTCAAGGTGGGCGACCCGATGGCGGACGACACCTACATCGGTGCCATCACCCGTGCCGCCCAGCTCGACGTGCTGGACGCACAGGTGGCCGATGCCGTGGCCAAAGGTGCCAAGCTGCTCACCGGCGGCACCCGCCTGCCGGGCAATACTTTCGCCCCCACCGTGCTGGTCAACGTGAACCACACCATGGACCTGATGCGCGAGGAAAGTTTTGGCCCCGTGATCGGCATCCAGAAAGTGGCCAGCGATGCCGAGGCGGTGGCCCTGATGAACGACACGCGCTACGGCCTGACGGCAGGTGTCTTCACCCCCATTGAGGCCCGCGCCCGCGCCGTGCTGGCCCAGGTAAACGCGGGTAGCGTCTACTGGAACTGCTGCGACCGCGTCAGCCCCCGCCTGCCCTGGAGCGGCCATGGCGACTCGGGCGTGGGCCTGACGCTGTCTACCTACGGCATCCAGACCTTCACCCGGCCCAAAGCCTGGCACCTGCGGCAGGCTTAA
- a CDS encoding putative glutamine amidotransferase yields MTQHPKDRLKIGISACFLHPDPARAAFAKKTLQYVEQSMAHWIMSGGALPVMVPSPVGDTARGEIGFDDYAHWLDGLVLHGGADVWPGSYGETPLQERWSGDRIRDGYEQALVRAFVAAGKPVFGVCRGLQLINVAFGGTLYQDIATQRPEAVLHRDADAYDHHFHALEIVPETRLSALLAGASSNQINSIHHQAIKDLAPGFVVEARSPDDGMIEAIRSTGPAYVAAVQWHPEFHQPALGTLDDTPLLTDFLAAAQAAKDTA; encoded by the coding sequence GTGACACAGCATCCGAAAGACCGTTTGAAGATCGGCATCAGCGCCTGCTTTTTGCACCCCGACCCGGCGCGCGCCGCCTTTGCCAAAAAGACGCTGCAGTACGTCGAGCAGTCCATGGCGCACTGGATCATGTCCGGCGGCGCACTGCCGGTGATGGTGCCGTCGCCGGTGGGAGACACCGCGCGCGGCGAGATCGGTTTTGATGACTACGCCCACTGGTTGGACGGCCTGGTGCTGCACGGCGGGGCCGACGTGTGGCCCGGCAGCTACGGCGAAACCCCGCTGCAAGAGCGCTGGAGCGGCGACCGCATCCGCGACGGTTACGAGCAGGCCCTGGTGCGCGCCTTTGTGGCCGCGGGCAAGCCGGTGTTTGGTGTGTGCCGGGGCCTGCAGCTGATCAACGTGGCCTTTGGCGGCACGCTGTACCAGGACATCGCCACCCAGCGCCCCGAGGCCGTACTGCACCGCGATGCCGATGCCTACGACCACCATTTCCACGCGCTGGAAATCGTGCCCGAAACACGGCTCAGCGCGCTATTGGCGGGCGCAAGCAGCAACCAAATCAATAGCATCCACCACCAGGCCATCAAAGACCTGGCGCCCGGCTTTGTGGTCGAAGCCCGCAGCCCGGACGACGGCATGATCGAAGCCATCCGCAGCACCGGCCCGGCCTATGTGGCCGCCGTGCAGTGGCACCCCGAATTCCACCAGCCTGCCCTGGGCACGCTGGACGACACCCCCTTGCTCACCGACTTTCTGGCCGCCGCGCAGGCCGCCAAGGACACCGCATGA
- the rcsC_29 gene encoding sensor histidine kinase RcsC, translating to MDVSPPVSSLTPAAEALYKDRSKVRQRRADSVAIAVAVALAAVVAAAQWHWNRTRADADLQAEANNLADKIHQASTQSSTMATATLMAAVSFDVKQVLIGNISGDYGQVYTDFSTLLLAPGTQDVYVLNAKGTVLSELNQDGASPLLGRELAGQPYFRRALLGQPVLYPTTDTSGQQRRLVFAAPVRTSADVGMPPSGVYVVQTTADALDIVLAQRVAPALVVSPQGVVYASNQPDWRMQRLPGVSPPAPAPTGANGQFGKAVRAPLPFSLDGNSLRWEGHRTTVARRTLDWDNRDGSWQLLLLEDRSLWAALLAPGLAGSAALLCTLLGYYAVSRRRLARRHLAQQRRQSDAELRQMNEVVQAASQRMLDISDALPCAVFQMSLQSDGTPHFHFVGKPILALLGVSAEAQMADPRAHLTHIYPPDLPRVRHALRGAHMAAATPSNFQDLEASATSNESLAVRYRVQIGTQLRWIQLRATGIVHAKSPDTQVWTGYWLDVTSTIQAQETLQARETQLRTVLESAPSALVITSEDGRALFHNRRALEVFRISEQELLQNGVRQMYADPTVRQRAMDTLVREGSIHNWEIAFTRGDGTPLWASLSSSLGEFGGQTAGYTWFDDITSRKHAADALQAAKEAAEAAGQAKSAFLANMSHEIRTPMNTIIGLSELALKTPLDARQREYIDRVQMSGKHLLGIINDILDFSKIEANKLQVEQVPFELDALLTNVANLVTEKASAKSLELVFDIAPDVPPHLVGDPLRLGQILVNFANNAVKFTEAGEIVLVARVHQPQPEGLPADQTQLYFAIRDTGIGLSPAQCDALFQSFHQADVSTTRKYGGTGLGLSISKRLAELMGGTVGVDSQVGQGSNFWFTANLGVGLAAEPEPTPLTGLRALVVDDHAIARSILAAMLQEHQFTVETVASGPLALDYLQHHACDIVFLDWHMPDMDGIATARAIQALGLPQAPKMVMVTAFGDDGLLELGKAVGIATVLVKPVFGTTLRDALARVGHGPARNTSTPTPSDLFARMAPLAGARILLVDDNEFNQYVGTELLASAGLVAEVAENGQVALDKLAQADFDLVLMDMQMPVMDGITATLAIRQQPRLAALPVIAMTANVMQHDRDACIAAGMGDVITKPIVADHLWSVLAKWIAPRETRTQPSPVTASADSAEVELPAHIPALDMAAGLRRLNGNRKAYLNMLRLFVRNQQNTPAQLHAALAQSDWPTAERIAHSAKGVAGSIGAVALQAQAGILESALHAGTPLAQASPLVEQVEVLLNALVQALQAQLAPEAAQATVSVDPAQLHTVCTRLAELLAQDDSDAIALVEDNAALLHSAFPQAYADIEKALKDFAFDAALQVLRQQMHAMV from the coding sequence ATGGATGTATCTCCACCCGTTTCCAGCCTGACACCCGCCGCCGAAGCCCTGTACAAGGATCGCAGCAAGGTACGGCAACGGCGGGCGGACAGTGTGGCTATCGCCGTGGCTGTGGCGCTGGCCGCGGTGGTGGCGGCTGCGCAATGGCATTGGAACCGCACCCGCGCCGATGCCGATCTGCAGGCCGAGGCCAACAACCTGGCCGACAAGATCCACCAGGCCAGCACCCAAAGTAGCACCATGGCCACCGCCACGCTGATGGCGGCGGTGAGCTTCGACGTGAAGCAGGTGCTGATCGGCAACATCTCGGGCGACTACGGCCAGGTCTATACCGACTTCTCCACCCTGCTGCTCGCGCCAGGCACGCAAGACGTTTACGTACTCAACGCCAAAGGTACGGTTTTATCGGAGCTCAACCAGGACGGGGCCTCGCCCCTGCTGGGCCGCGAGCTGGCCGGGCAGCCCTATTTCCGGCGGGCTCTGCTAGGCCAGCCGGTGCTCTACCCCACCACCGACACCAGTGGCCAGCAGCGCCGCCTGGTGTTTGCCGCCCCGGTGCGCACCAGCGCGGATGTCGGCATGCCGCCCAGCGGGGTTTATGTGGTCCAGACCACCGCGGACGCGCTCGACATAGTGCTGGCACAGCGCGTGGCCCCGGCCCTGGTGGTGTCGCCGCAAGGCGTGGTGTATGCCAGCAACCAGCCCGACTGGCGCATGCAGCGGCTGCCTGGCGTCAGCCCTCCAGCCCCGGCCCCGACCGGCGCAAACGGCCAATTCGGCAAGGCCGTGCGGGCACCATTGCCCTTCAGTCTGGACGGCAACAGCTTGCGCTGGGAAGGTCACCGCACCACCGTGGCCCGCCGCACGCTGGACTGGGACAACCGCGACGGCTCGTGGCAGCTGTTGCTCCTGGAAGACCGCAGCCTGTGGGCCGCCTTGCTGGCCCCCGGCTTGGCGGGCAGCGCGGCGCTGCTGTGCACATTGCTGGGCTACTACGCCGTGTCGCGCCGCCGCCTGGCGCGCCGCCATCTGGCACAGCAGCGCCGCCAGAGCGATGCCGAACTGCGGCAGATGAACGAGGTGGTCCAGGCGGCCAGCCAGCGCATGCTGGACATCAGCGATGCCTTGCCCTGTGCGGTGTTCCAGATGAGCCTGCAAAGCGATGGCACGCCGCACTTCCACTTTGTCGGCAAGCCCATCCTGGCCCTGCTGGGGGTCAGTGCCGAGGCGCAAATGGCCGACCCCCGAGCCCACCTGACCCATATCTACCCGCCCGATCTGCCCCGGGTGCGCCATGCGCTGCGCGGTGCCCACATGGCGGCAGCCACACCGTCCAATTTCCAGGACCTGGAGGCCTCGGCGACCAGCAACGAATCTCTGGCGGTGCGTTACCGGGTCCAGATCGGCACGCAGTTGCGCTGGATCCAACTGCGGGCCACCGGCATCGTGCACGCCAAAAGCCCCGACACCCAGGTCTGGACGGGCTACTGGCTAGACGTCACCAGCACCATCCAGGCGCAGGAGACCCTGCAGGCCCGCGAAACCCAGCTGCGCACCGTGCTCGAATCGGCGCCCAGCGCATTGGTCATCACCAGCGAAGATGGCCGGGCGCTGTTCCATAACCGGCGGGCGCTGGAGGTGTTTCGCATCAGCGAGCAAGAACTGCTGCAAAACGGCGTGCGGCAGATGTATGCCGACCCCACCGTGCGCCAACGCGCGATGGACACCCTGGTGCGCGAAGGCAGCATCCACAACTGGGAAATCGCTTTTACCCGGGGCGATGGCACGCCGCTGTGGGCCTCGCTGTCGTCCAGTCTGGGCGAGTTTGGCGGCCAGACCGCGGGCTACACCTGGTTTGACGACATCACCAGCCGCAAGCACGCCGCCGACGCACTGCAGGCTGCCAAGGAAGCCGCCGAAGCCGCCGGCCAGGCCAAAAGCGCCTTTCTGGCCAACATGAGCCACGAGATCCGCACCCCGATGAACACCATCATCGGCCTGTCCGAGCTGGCCCTGAAAACCCCGCTGGATGCGCGCCAGCGCGAGTACATCGACCGGGTGCAGATGTCGGGCAAACACCTGCTGGGCATCATCAACGACATCCTGGACTTCTCGAAAATCGAGGCCAACAAACTGCAGGTGGAACAGGTGCCGTTCGAGCTCGATGCCCTGCTCACCAACGTAGCCAACCTGGTCACCGAAAAAGCCAGCGCCAAAAGCCTGGAGCTGGTGTTCGACATCGCGCCCGACGTGCCGCCGCATCTGGTGGGCGACCCGCTGCGGCTAGGGCAGATTCTGGTCAACTTTGCCAACAACGCCGTCAAGTTCACCGAGGCGGGCGAAATCGTGCTGGTGGCCCGCGTGCACCAGCCCCAGCCCGAGGGCCTGCCGGCCGACCAGACCCAGCTGTACTTCGCCATCCGTGACACCGGCATCGGCCTGAGCCCGGCGCAGTGCGATGCCTTGTTCCAGAGCTTCCACCAGGCCGATGTGTCCACCACCCGCAAATACGGTGGCACCGGGCTGGGCCTGTCGATTTCCAAACGGCTGGCCGAACTGATGGGCGGCACGGTGGGCGTGGACAGCCAGGTAGGCCAGGGCAGTAATTTCTGGTTCACCGCCAACCTGGGCGTGGGCCTGGCGGCCGAACCCGAGCCCACGCCGCTCACCGGACTGCGCGCCCTGGTGGTAGACGACCACGCCATCGCCCGCAGCATTCTGGCGGCCATGCTGCAAGAGCACCAGTTCACCGTGGAGACCGTGGCCTCGGGCCCGCTGGCGCTGGACTACCTGCAACACCATGCCTGCGACATCGTGTTTCTGGACTGGCACATGCCCGACATGGACGGCATCGCCACCGCCCGCGCTATCCAGGCCCTGGGTTTGCCGCAGGCGCCCAAGATGGTGATGGTCACCGCCTTTGGCGACGACGGCCTGCTGGAGCTGGGCAAGGCCGTAGGCATCGCCACCGTGCTGGTCAAACCCGTGTTTGGCACCACTTTGCGCGACGCGCTGGCCCGCGTGGGCCACGGCCCGGCGCGCAACACCTCCACCCCCACGCCCAGCGACTTGTTTGCCCGCATGGCACCGCTGGCCGGAGCCCGTATCTTGCTGGTGGACGACAACGAGTTCAACCAGTATGTGGGCACCGAGTTGCTGGCCTCGGCCGGGCTGGTGGCCGAGGTGGCCGAAAACGGCCAGGTCGCACTCGACAAGCTGGCCCAGGCCGACTTTGACCTGGTGCTGATGGACATGCAGATGCCGGTGATGGACGGCATCACCGCCACCCTGGCCATCCGCCAACAACCCCGGTTGGCCGCCCTGCCCGTCATCGCCATGACCGCCAACGTGATGCAGCACGACCGCGATGCCTGCATCGCCGCCGGCATGGGCGACGTGATCACCAAGCCCATCGTGGCTGACCACCTGTGGAGCGTGCTGGCCAAATGGATTGCGCCACGTGAAACCCGCACCCAGCCAAGCCCTGTCACAGCATCTGCCGACAGCGCCGAGGTGGAGCTGCCCGCGCACATCCCCGCCCTGGACATGGCCGCAGGCCTGCGCCGCCTGAACGGCAACCGCAAGGCCTACCTGAACATGTTGCGCCTGTTTGTACGCAACCAGCAAAACACACCGGCCCAACTCCACGCCGCCCTGGCCCAGAGTGATTGGCCTACCGCCGAACGCATCGCCCACAGCGCCAAAGGTGTGGCCGGCAGCATCGGCGCGGTGGCCCTGCAAGCGCAAGCCGGCATCCTGGAATCGGCCCTGCACGCAGGTACACCGCTGGCGCAAGCCAGCCCCTTGGTGGAGCAGGTGGAAGTGCTACTTAACGCCTTGGTGCAGGCCCTGCAAGCCCAACTCGCCCCCGAAGCCGCCCAGGCCACCGTGTCCGTAGACCCGGCGCAACTGCACACGGTGTGCACCCGGCTGGCCGAGCTGCTGGCCCAGGACGACAGCGACGCCATCGCCCTGGTGGAAGACAACGCGGCCCTGTTGCATTCCGCCTTCCCCCAGGCCTATGCCGACATCGAAAAAGCCTTGAAAGACTTTGCGTTTGATGCCGCCTTGCAGGTGCTGCGGCAACAGATGCATGCTATGGTTTAA
- the rdgC gene encoding recombination-associated protein RdgC yields MVYRIGPGWAPDLLAIETALDKDRFAECGASQEMSVGWTEPRGVANGPLLESVGGQLILKLMFESKAVPSSVIKRKLEERLAQIEATTGRKPGKKERKELSEDVKLSLLPMAFTKRGAVLVWIDPAALVLVVDAGSQGRADEVITALVKAIDGFAVLQINTSLSPATAMAHWLTTQEPPAGFSIDRECELKAADESKSVVKYARHALDIDEVRQHVADGKLPTKLAMTWEGRVSFVLTESLQVKKVTFLDGVFDGTSQEKEDGFDADAAIATGEMRQMIPDLLIALGGEMALGEAGTQPDAAPLQPVNLAESPF; encoded by the coding sequence ATGGTGTACCGCATTGGCCCCGGCTGGGCCCCTGACCTGTTGGCGATCGAAACGGCGCTGGACAAAGACCGTTTTGCCGAATGTGGCGCCAGCCAGGAAATGTCGGTCGGCTGGACCGAGCCACGCGGCGTGGCGAACGGCCCGCTGCTGGAGTCGGTGGGCGGCCAGCTGATTTTGAAGCTGATGTTCGAGAGCAAGGCCGTGCCCAGCTCGGTGATCAAGCGCAAGCTGGAAGAGCGCCTGGCCCAGATCGAAGCCACCACCGGCCGCAAGCCCGGCAAAAAGGAACGCAAGGAACTGAGCGAAGACGTGAAACTGTCGCTGCTGCCCATGGCTTTCACCAAACGCGGTGCCGTGCTGGTGTGGATTGACCCCGCGGCCCTGGTGCTGGTGGTGGATGCCGGTAGCCAGGGCCGTGCCGACGAGGTGATCACCGCCCTGGTCAAGGCGATTGACGGCTTTGCCGTGCTGCAAATCAACACCAGCCTGTCGCCCGCCACCGCCATGGCCCACTGGCTGACCACGCAGGAGCCGCCCGCCGGTTTCAGCATCGACCGCGAATGCGAGCTCAAGGCCGCCGACGAGTCCAAGTCGGTTGTCAAGTACGCCCGCCATGCGCTGGACATCGACGAAGTGCGCCAGCACGTGGCCGACGGCAAGCTGCCCACCAAACTGGCCATGACCTGGGAGGGCCGTGTGTCCTTCGTGCTCACCGAGAGCCTGCAGGTCAAGAAGGTCACCTTCCTGGACGGCGTGTTCGACGGTACTTCGCAAGAAAAAGAAGACGGTTTCGATGCCGACGCAGCCATCGCCACCGGCGAAATGCGCCAGATGATCCCTGACCTGCTGATCGCCCTGGGCGGTGAAATGGCGCTGGGCGAGGCGGGCACCCAGCCCGATGCAGCACCCCTGCAGCCGGTGAATCTGGCCGAATCGCCGTTTTAA
- the dhaT gene encoding 1,3-propanediol dehydrogenase, whose amino-acid sequence MTISNFAFPTPIQFGPGARKLVAQHLLDLGLKRPLIVTDKALAALPVMAEFLTHLQGLDVAVFSGVFGNPTCSQVMEGAAAFKAHHADCVIGFGGGAALDVAKVVGIPATHPGDILEYVWDHPQVRAITQPLPYFVALPTTSGTGSEVGRSSVVSENDTHLKRVVFSAHILAKTVFADPELTLGLPAHVTAATGMDALTHNIESYLSPAYHPLCDGIALEGTRIAAAALRTAVREPGNLQARSDMMMASMMGAIAFQKDLGAVHSCAHALGAVCDLHHGLANALMIDTVMAWNYAAAPHKFDELAHVCQVHGGGPAFVSWLRQLKVDLGITTRLADFGVRPEHLPRLVEIATADMCHQTNPRPCTAADFEALFLEAM is encoded by the coding sequence ATGACTATTTCCAACTTCGCCTTCCCCACGCCGATCCAGTTCGGCCCCGGTGCCCGCAAACTTGTGGCACAGCACCTCCTCGACCTGGGCCTCAAACGCCCGCTCATCGTTACCGATAAAGCCCTGGCCGCGCTGCCGGTGATGGCCGAATTTTTGACCCACCTGCAGGGGCTGGACGTGGCCGTGTTCAGCGGCGTGTTTGGCAACCCCACCTGTAGCCAGGTGATGGAGGGCGCGGCCGCTTTCAAAGCCCACCATGCCGACTGCGTGATCGGCTTTGGCGGCGGCGCGGCGCTGGACGTGGCCAAGGTGGTGGGCATTCCGGCCACGCACCCCGGCGACATTCTGGAATACGTGTGGGACCACCCGCAGGTGCGCGCCATCACCCAACCGCTGCCCTACTTTGTGGCCCTGCCCACCACCTCGGGCACCGGCTCGGAAGTGGGCCGCTCCAGCGTGGTCAGCGAAAACGACACCCACCTCAAACGCGTGGTATTCAGCGCCCACATCCTGGCCAAAACCGTGTTTGCCGACCCCGAGCTCACCCTGGGCCTGCCCGCCCACGTGACCGCCGCCACCGGCATGGACGCGCTGACCCACAACATCGAAAGCTACCTCTCGCCCGCCTACCACCCGCTGTGCGACGGCATTGCGCTAGAGGGCACGCGCATCGCCGCCGCCGCCCTGCGCACCGCGGTGCGTGAGCCCGGCAACCTGCAGGCCCGATCCGACATGATGATGGCCTCGATGATGGGTGCGATTGCGTTCCAAAAAGACCTGGGCGCGGTGCATTCCTGCGCCCACGCCCTGGGTGCTGTGTGCGACCTGCACCACGGCCTGGCCAACGCGCTGATGATCGACACCGTGATGGCCTGGAACTATGCCGCCGCGCCGCACAAGTTTGACGAGCTGGCCCATGTGTGCCAGGTGCACGGCGGTGGCCCGGCCTTCGTCTCCTGGCTGCGCCAGCTCAAGGTGGACCTGGGCATCACCACCCGGCTGGCCGACTTTGGCGTGCGCCCCGAGCACCTGCCGCGCCTGGTGGAAATTGCCACCGCCGACATGTGCCACCAGACCAATCCGCGGCCCTGCACGGCGGCAGATTTCGAGGCGCTGTTTTTGGAGGCGATGTGA
- the yqjH gene encoding NADPH-dependent ferric-chelate reductase, protein MNTPNRTATRVRHELKFRQLTVTRTQQLTPHMVRITLGGPDLAGFTSPGFDDHVKVFFPDAATGELVLPGSAEDGPRPTMRDYTPQQFDAQAQTLVIDFALHDAGPATTWAAQAQVGQTLGVGGPRGSFILPTDFDGHLLIGDDTAIPAIARRLAELPAGAPALVLIEVDGPEDEQTLASAANTTVVWVHRQGQPHGHQPLLLERLRSLALPPGDIHAWVGCETHTAKALRAHLVGERGVQPQWTKAAGYWRQGSVATHDSIEA, encoded by the coding sequence ATGAACACCCCCAACCGCACCGCCACCCGGGTTCGCCACGAACTGAAATTTCGCCAACTCACGGTCACGCGCACCCAGCAGCTCACGCCCCACATGGTCCGCATCACGCTGGGCGGGCCCGATCTGGCAGGCTTTACCAGCCCCGGCTTTGACGACCACGTGAAAGTCTTCTTTCCTGATGCCGCAACCGGCGAACTGGTGCTACCCGGCAGTGCCGAAGACGGCCCGCGCCCCACCATGCGCGACTACACGCCGCAGCAGTTCGATGCCCAAGCGCAGACCCTGGTGATCGACTTCGCCCTGCACGACGCAGGCCCGGCCACCACCTGGGCGGCGCAGGCGCAGGTGGGCCAGACGCTGGGCGTGGGCGGCCCGCGCGGCTCTTTCATTTTGCCGACCGACTTTGACGGCCACCTGCTGATCGGCGACGACACCGCCATTCCGGCCATCGCCCGCCGCCTGGCGGAGCTGCCGGCCGGAGCCCCGGCGCTGGTGCTGATCGAAGTGGATGGCCCAGAAGACGAGCAAACCCTGGCCAGCGCCGCGAACACCACCGTGGTCTGGGTGCACCGCCAGGGCCAGCCCCACGGCCACCAGCCGCTGCTGCTGGAGCGACTGCGCAGCCTGGCTCTGCCACCTGGCGACATCCACGCCTGGGTAGGCTGCGAAACCCATACCGCCAAGGCCTTGCGTGCCCACCTGGTGGGTGAGCGCGGCGTGCAGCCGCAATGGACCAAGGCGGCAGGCTATTGGCGCCAGGGCAGCGTGGCTACGCACGACAGCATAGAGGCCTGA